One Vibrio gallaecicus genomic region harbors:
- the viaA gene encoding ATPase RavA stimulator ViaA codes for MLGADGLNLALMLADSGIIDSAVNDLMARSQLMMAAENKGMKSSVKNHLLKWRGKVKKRVTKVCETDRFKEELALYQEVIYWNEDQFFDEIDSVIKKLEWHSAFYLQARRLIEQNKGVDNAMFPHYFCDQWYQYLSDAIQQAQLTELEASKEKVLADLYQRMETMKSMDKVTESGDEGSVGRLWDMASAKLSKTDLTVMKRHAEFLTKNKGLQDIAEQLGRMAGLVDDPSLNKAPVEELQMVEEKSDEAVDDIVGIHESDDLNKMLPNETMFLAYPELEVIFYKHLADKRLLSYRSQGKSRTLRKVKAQKPDSKDVDVEKGPFIVCVDASGSMSGFPEQSAKAMAYALMQIALAEERDCYVILFSSEQITYELTRQDGLREASDFLSYSFHGGTDLEPVLMKSIDLMMGDKYKNADLVVLSDFIAPKQSDEMIAQVEKLKEHKNRFHAVSLSKYGNPQLMTMFDHCWSYHPSLVGRLMKKW; via the coding sequence ATGTTAGGCGCAGATGGCTTAAACCTTGCCTTAATGCTGGCAGATTCAGGGATCATTGACTCGGCTGTCAATGATCTTATGGCTCGCTCTCAGTTGATGATGGCGGCAGAAAATAAAGGTATGAAATCTTCAGTAAAAAATCACCTTTTGAAGTGGCGAGGCAAAGTTAAAAAGCGTGTGACTAAAGTCTGCGAAACCGATCGTTTTAAAGAGGAATTGGCTCTCTATCAAGAAGTGATTTATTGGAATGAAGACCAGTTTTTTGATGAGATTGATTCTGTAATCAAGAAGCTTGAGTGGCATTCTGCATTTTATCTACAAGCTCGTCGCTTAATTGAACAAAATAAAGGCGTTGATAACGCCATGTTCCCGCATTATTTTTGCGATCAATGGTATCAGTACCTGTCGGATGCAATACAACAAGCACAACTTACTGAACTTGAAGCGAGTAAAGAAAAAGTACTTGCTGACCTTTACCAGCGCATGGAAACCATGAAAAGCATGGATAAAGTGACTGAGTCGGGTGATGAGGGCAGTGTAGGACGATTGTGGGATATGGCTTCTGCAAAGTTAAGTAAAACTGACCTTACCGTGATGAAGCGACATGCTGAGTTCCTAACAAAAAATAAAGGCTTGCAAGATATCGCCGAACAGCTTGGTAGAATGGCTGGATTGGTCGATGACCCTTCTTTGAACAAAGCCCCAGTTGAAGAACTGCAGATGGTTGAAGAGAAGAGTGATGAAGCGGTAGATGATATTGTCGGAATTCATGAAAGTGATGACCTGAACAAAATGCTGCCAAATGAAACTATGTTTCTGGCTTATCCTGAACTTGAAGTGATTTTTTATAAACATTTAGCGGATAAGCGTTTATTAAGTTATCGCTCTCAAGGTAAGTCTCGGACTCTACGCAAAGTGAAAGCCCAAAAGCCGGACAGTAAAGATGTCGATGTAGAAAAGGGACCGTTTATCGTTTGTGTGGACGCATCAGGTTCAATGAGTGGATTTCCTGAGCAATCCGCGAAGGCGATGGCTTATGCCCTAATGCAAATTGCGTTAGCAGAGGAACGTGATTGCTATGTTATTTTATTTTCCTCTGAACAAATAACGTATGAATTGACTCGTCAGGATGGTTTAAGGGAAGCCAGTGACTTCTTGAGCTACTCATTCCATGGTGGGACGGATTTAGAACCGGTATTAATGAAGTCCATCGACTTGATGATGGGAGATAAATACAAGAATGCTGATTTGGTTGTGTTATCTGATTTCATCGCACCTAAACAATCTGACGAAATGATTGCTCAAGTTGAGAAACTAAAAGAGCATAAAAATCGTTTTCACGCGGTGAGTTTATCAAAATACGGAAACCCACAGCTCATGACTATGTTTGATCATTGCTGGTCTTATCATCCAAGCTTGGTCGGGCGCTTAATGAAGAAATGGTAG
- a CDS encoding NUDIX hydrolase has translation MNKVIHKWKSISLVEENIELPTGVSILHTTINHPGAAVILPITNEGNIILVNQFRPSLKKWLLELPAGTMEPGETPQACAERELEEETGYSSGNFSSLGQVTPLAGFCDEIQYLFVAENLVHTSRFTCDDDEIIEVIEISVHQLEEKIRNDQITDTKTIACLSKAKLCGFIK, from the coding sequence ATGAATAAAGTAATCCATAAATGGAAGAGCATATCTCTCGTAGAAGAGAACATCGAATTACCCACTGGCGTTTCAATTTTACATACCACGATCAATCACCCTGGTGCTGCTGTGATTTTACCAATCACAAATGAGGGAAATATAATTCTTGTGAATCAATTCCGGCCTTCTCTTAAAAAGTGGCTACTAGAGCTTCCCGCTGGCACTATGGAGCCTGGTGAAACACCACAAGCGTGTGCAGAAAGGGAGTTAGAAGAAGAAACTGGCTACAGCTCAGGTAATTTTAGTAGCCTTGGTCAAGTCACTCCACTTGCCGGGTTTTGTGATGAAATTCAGTACCTATTTGTGGCGGAAAACTTAGTTCATACATCAAGGTTTACTTGTGATGATGATGAAATAATTGAAGTTATAGAAATCTCGGTGCATCAACTTGAAGAAAAAATAAGAAACGACCAGATAACGGACACCAAAACCATCGCCTGCTTAAGCAAGGCCAAATTATGTGGTTTTATCAAATAG
- the ltaE gene encoding low-specificity L-threonine aldolase yields MDFRSDTVTKPTQAMREAMANADVGDDVYGDDPTVNELEQWIASETGFEAAIFTSSGTQANLLALMSHCERGDEYLCGQQAHNYKYEAGGAAVLGSIQPQPIENNPDGTLDFKKLENAIKPDDSHFARTKLLSLENTINGKVLPLEYLSNARKFVNKHNLQLHLDGARVYNAAAALDVPVREIAQHFDSMTICLSKGLGAPIGSLLLGSKEYIAKARRLRKMLGGGMRQAGILAAAGKIALTDHVGQLKVDHENSKKLAIGLSQLEGFSVNPDFVQTNIVFAKLDETVDISRISQELSEEGITITPGNPIRFVTHRDISSEDISTFLDSLSKKL; encoded by the coding sequence ATGGATTTTCGTTCTGATACTGTAACTAAACCTACCCAAGCTATGCGTGAAGCAATGGCAAATGCAGATGTTGGTGACGATGTCTACGGTGACGATCCAACCGTCAATGAGTTAGAACAGTGGATTGCTAGTGAAACTGGTTTTGAAGCGGCTATTTTCACCTCCTCAGGCACACAAGCTAACCTTCTAGCATTAATGTCGCACTGTGAACGCGGTGACGAGTACTTATGTGGGCAACAGGCGCATAACTACAAATATGAAGCTGGGGGCGCAGCAGTTCTTGGATCTATTCAGCCACAGCCTATTGAAAACAACCCTGATGGGACTCTGGATTTCAAGAAGCTAGAAAATGCGATAAAGCCTGACGATTCGCACTTTGCCCGAACAAAACTATTAAGCTTAGAAAACACAATTAATGGAAAAGTATTACCTCTAGAATACTTATCGAATGCAAGAAAGTTTGTAAACAAGCATAATTTGCAACTTCATTTAGATGGTGCAAGAGTTTACAACGCTGCGGCGGCTCTAGATGTGCCAGTACGTGAGATAGCACAACACTTTGATTCTATGACCATCTGCCTTTCTAAGGGGCTAGGCGCTCCTATCGGCTCTTTACTGCTTGGTAGCAAAGAGTACATTGCGAAAGCGCGTCGATTAAGAAAGATGTTAGGTGGTGGCATGAGACAAGCTGGTATCCTAGCCGCAGCAGGGAAAATCGCATTAACGGATCACGTGGGACAACTTAAAGTTGACCACGAAAACTCTAAGAAACTTGCGATTGGATTAAGTCAATTAGAAGGCTTCTCTGTCAATCCTGATTTTGTTCAGACCAACATTGTTTTTGCAAAACTTGATGAAACGGTTGATATCTCACGTATCTCGCAAGAATTAAGCGAGGAAGGCATTACGATTACACCAGGCAACCCCATTCGATTTGTTACTCACAGGGATATTAGCTCTGAAGACATTTCCACATTTTTAGATTCACTCTCTAAAAAACTTTAG
- a CDS encoding ATPase RavA domain-containing protein, with amino-acid sequence MNPSISSHTDKALLSERINKLAAALSDGVYEREDTIKLCLLAALAGESVFLLGPPGIAKSLIAKRLIQAFDNSSYFEYLMTRFSTPEEVFGPLSIQELKDNGRYVRLTEGYLPTAQVVFLDEIWKAGPAILNTLLTVVNEKTFKNGSEIQRVPMRLLVSASNELPDEDSGLDALYDRMLVRIFVNRIQNKQNFKSMLTTGTSQEAVIPPGLAITDIEYHQWQKELDTLGLSDNSFDKLFELKTMLESKIQSHGIDIAESDLYVSDRRWKKAVKLLKASAFFSGRDSVNPLDIMLLQDCLWNSPESREIVRSVVKEFALNQAFDQQESKHQIEQCREELEDIQEEVETSLSVSLSVGSTTSGLLRKDKDVYQHDIKNAKMYNVGSAYNLVKLVLLQSNMSVSESEKGDSRWVYVAKDDFDRVLKEGHGDIYGYVNQNTNLCRLKMDLDASNQLVIKDIANRSVLVSVVTTEGLDEERYQKWLTRAEQALKELTAADFHLKRVRSEFHGALPHSFIDPELPKAMEISLQNIMQELESTQVKSSKIVQRIKFMSQYFE; translated from the coding sequence ATGAATCCATCCATCTCTTCCCACACAGACAAAGCGCTGCTTTCAGAAAGAATAAATAAGTTAGCTGCAGCGTTGTCTGACGGTGTGTATGAAAGAGAAGATACTATCAAGTTATGTTTGTTGGCTGCGTTAGCGGGTGAAAGCGTGTTTTTACTTGGTCCTCCAGGTATTGCAAAAAGTTTGATTGCGAAACGTTTGATCCAAGCTTTTGATAATAGTAGCTATTTTGAATATCTAATGACTCGTTTTTCAACACCTGAAGAGGTGTTCGGTCCTTTAAGCATACAAGAGCTCAAAGATAACGGGCGGTATGTTCGTTTAACTGAGGGCTACCTTCCTACGGCTCAGGTTGTTTTCCTTGACGAAATTTGGAAAGCAGGACCTGCAATTTTGAACACACTTTTAACCGTAGTGAATGAAAAAACTTTTAAAAATGGTAGCGAGATACAGCGCGTACCCATGCGTTTACTTGTCTCTGCATCAAACGAATTACCGGATGAAGATAGTGGACTTGATGCGCTTTATGATCGAATGCTAGTTCGAATTTTCGTTAATCGCATTCAGAACAAGCAAAATTTCAAATCGATGTTAACCACGGGGACTTCGCAAGAAGCAGTCATTCCACCAGGATTAGCTATTACTGATATTGAATATCATCAATGGCAGAAAGAGCTCGATACTTTAGGGCTATCAGATAATAGCTTCGACAAGCTGTTTGAATTGAAAACCATGCTGGAAAGTAAGATCCAAAGTCACGGCATTGATATCGCGGAATCAGATTTATATGTTTCAGATAGACGTTGGAAAAAAGCAGTTAAATTACTTAAAGCGAGTGCATTTTTCAGTGGGCGAGATTCAGTAAACCCACTTGATATTATGCTACTACAAGATTGCTTGTGGAACAGTCCTGAATCTCGAGAAATTGTGCGTAGTGTTGTGAAGGAATTTGCTCTTAACCAAGCGTTTGATCAACAAGAATCGAAACATCAAATTGAACAGTGCCGTGAAGAATTAGAAGATATCCAAGAAGAAGTTGAAACCAGCTTATCTGTATCTTTATCTGTTGGCAGCACAACATCAGGATTATTACGAAAAGATAAAGACGTTTATCAGCACGATATCAAAAATGCCAAAATGTATAACGTTGGTAGTGCCTATAACTTAGTAAAACTCGTATTACTTCAAAGCAATATGTCAGTGTCTGAATCTGAAAAGGGTGATAGCCGCTGGGTGTATGTAGCAAAAGATGATTTTGACCGAGTACTCAAAGAAGGACATGGTGATATTTACGGTTATGTAAATCAGAACACCAACTTATGTCGCTTAAAAATGGATTTAGATGCTTCAAACCAACTGGTTATTAAAGACATTGCCAACCGTTCTGTTTTAGTCAGCGTGGTCACAACAGAAGGCCTTGATGAAGAACGCTATCAAAAATGGCTAACCCGTGCAGAGCAAGCACTTAAAGAATTAACAGCCGCCGACTTCCATTTAAAGAGAGTGCGTTCAGAGTTCCATGGGGCACTGCCTCATAGCTTTATTGATCCTGAATTGCCTAAAGCAATGGAAATCAGCTTACAAAATATTATGCAAGAGCTCGAATCAACCCAAGTTAAAAGTAGCAAGATTGTTCAGCGCATAAAATTTATGAGCCAGTATTTTGAGTAA
- a CDS encoding methionine synthase, translated as MKTLLPTSTAGSLPKPSWLAQPETLWSPWKLQGEELTDGKHDALKVSLQEQQHAGIDIVSDGEQTRQHFVTTFIEHLNGVDFEKRKTVKIRDRYDASVPSVIGPVSRQKSVFVEDAKFLRKQTKQPIKWALPGPMTMIDTLYDDHYKSREKLAWEFAKILNQEAKELEAAGVDIIQFDEPAFNVFFDEVNDWGIACLERAIEGLKCETAVHICYGYGIKANTDWKNTLGTEWRQYEEVFPKLQQSNIDIISLECHNSHVPIELLELIRGKKVMVGAIDVATNTIETPEEVADTLRKVLKFVDAENLYPCTNCGMAPLPRAIATAKLNALSAGAEIVRNELSS; from the coding sequence ATGAAAACATTATTACCGACTTCAACGGCTGGCAGCTTACCTAAACCCTCTTGGCTTGCACAACCTGAAACACTTTGGTCTCCTTGGAAATTACAAGGCGAAGAATTAACAGACGGAAAACACGACGCTTTAAAGGTGTCATTACAAGAGCAGCAACACGCTGGCATTGACATCGTTAGTGACGGTGAACAGACACGCCAACATTTTGTAACCACCTTCATCGAACACCTCAACGGTGTGGATTTTGAGAAACGAAAAACAGTAAAAATTCGTGACCGTTACGATGCTAGTGTTCCTAGCGTTATCGGCCCTGTTTCTAGACAAAAATCTGTGTTTGTGGAAGATGCAAAATTCTTAAGGAAGCAAACGAAACAACCTATAAAGTGGGCTTTACCTGGTCCTATGACGATGATAGACACACTTTATGATGATCATTACAAAAGCCGTGAAAAATTAGCTTGGGAATTTGCCAAGATCCTTAATCAAGAGGCCAAGGAATTAGAAGCGGCTGGCGTTGATATCATTCAGTTCGATGAGCCTGCTTTTAATGTATTTTTTGATGAAGTCAATGACTGGGGAATCGCATGCCTAGAAAGAGCAATCGAAGGGCTTAAGTGTGAAACAGCAGTCCATATTTGTTATGGCTACGGTATCAAAGCCAATACCGATTGGAAAAACACCTTGGGGACAGAATGGAGACAGTACGAAGAAGTATTTCCTAAACTTCAACAATCTAATATAGATATCATCTCTCTAGAGTGTCACAACTCTCACGTGCCAATTGAGCTACTCGAACTCATTCGAGGGAAAAAAGTAATGGTAGGTGCTATTGATGTGGCTACTAATACAATTGAAACCCCTGAAGAAGTGGCTGATACCCTCAGAAAAGTACTTAAATTTGTAGATGCAGAAAATTTATACCCTTGTACTAACTGTGGGATGGCTCCTCTACCACGCGCGATCGCAACAGCAAAACTAAATGCATTAAGCGCTGGCGCTGAAATAGTTCGAAATGAGCTATCTTCCTAA
- a CDS encoding DUF1852 domain-containing protein: MNNDFNFTIKSLSLDENYHPSDNTRITTNFANLARGESRKENLRNALKMIDNSFNALASWDNPKGDRYSVELEIISVDMDIQDGGETFPSIEVLKTNILDHKTNERIEGIVGNNFSSYVRDYDFSVLLLDHNKEQPKFSIPDDFGVLHGKLFKYFVNSKTYKENFKKPPVICLSVSDNKTYYRTENQHPVLGFEYQPNESSLTEQYFKKMGLEVRYFMPPNSVAPLAFYFFGDLLNDYSNLELISTISTMGTFQKIYRPEIYNANAVAGNCYQPNLKNLDHSLTQIVYDREERGKLAIEQGKFAEENFIKPYQTVLEQWSANYA; the protein is encoded by the coding sequence ATGAATAATGACTTCAATTTTACAATTAAGAGCCTTAGCCTTGATGAAAATTACCACCCTTCAGACAACACTCGTATCACAACTAACTTTGCAAATTTAGCAAGAGGCGAAAGCCGTAAAGAGAACTTGAGAAACGCTCTTAAGATGATTGACAATAGTTTCAACGCGTTGGCAAGTTGGGACAACCCGAAAGGCGATCGTTACTCAGTTGAACTTGAGATCATTTCTGTTGATATGGACATCCAGGATGGTGGTGAAACATTCCCTTCAATTGAAGTATTAAAAACAAACATCCTTGATCATAAAACAAATGAACGTATAGAAGGTATCGTAGGAAATAATTTCTCTTCTTATGTTCGAGATTATGATTTCAGTGTATTGCTGTTAGATCATAATAAAGAGCAACCTAAATTTAGTATTCCTGATGACTTTGGTGTTCTTCACGGGAAACTCTTTAAGTATTTCGTCAACTCAAAAACTTATAAAGAAAATTTTAAGAAGCCACCTGTAATTTGCTTAAGCGTTTCAGATAATAAAACATACTACCGAACGGAAAACCAACACCCTGTATTAGGTTTTGAATATCAACCGAATGAATCTTCTTTAACTGAGCAATATTTCAAAAAAATGGGGCTAGAAGTTCGTTACTTTATGCCACCAAACAGTGTTGCTCCTCTGGCATTTTATTTCTTCGGTGATTTACTCAACGATTACTCTAACCTAGAGCTAATCAGTACCATCAGCACCATGGGGACATTCCAAAAAATCTATCGTCCTGAGATTTATAACGCTAATGCTGTGGCGGGAAATTGCTACCAACCAAACTTGAAGAACTTAGATCATTCGTTAACTCAAATCGTTTATGACCGAGAAGAACGCGGCAAGTTAGCCATTGAGCAAGGAAAGTTTGCAGAAGAGAACTTTATCAAGCCATACCAAACGGTTCTTGAGCAGTGGTCTGCTAATTACGCCTAA